A section of the Blastocatellia bacterium genome encodes:
- a CDS encoding protein kinase, whose translation MKTCPVCQRTYENIMFFCVYDGQPLIDPPLERDNLLEQIIDNKYSIDYKIAEGGTGTVYRATHLQLQSPVAIKIMHRALTNDGVAIERFRREAYAAMKVRHPNAVAVLDFGITVDRLVYVVMELLVGQSLYERLKSRHHFSIEEANHLMQQICPAVAIAHTRGIIHRDLKPENIYLHQEDGQEAAKVLDFGIAKVYDLKFTDEAAGEITGSGAVVGTPFYISPEQCSGQPVDARADIYSLGIMLYQLLTGELPFDGPSPIIVLLKQLNEKARPIHEIRPEIPKLINAVVMHALEKDPRSRPASALTFAQELDAASKAVTEQEFKELFVQATDKELEAAILLTGENIGSFARRSVANASSSSENINDLPITEQPTVVSGIEAPKIIKTPGKSGFLSNKHVQGHLSWFDLASTIHLLIGLQETGLLTLHNTEFAPETDIDLSDVRAFASIYFDQGNITHVRLGVRSGSEAFYQLFQMPLEGCFLFRQCLLPSELEELIPISETGKKLLKDALGLKTLLSRFVLKFPSLLTNFKRRALQISWRDQETEDLAQKIWDMLAQPGITINELLARSPCCNAKTYQVLATLLATRQISGGKTSSLSEIRVTDAMPELKEGF comes from the coding sequence ATGAAAACTTGTCCCGTTTGCCAACGAACTTATGAAAACATAATGTTTTTTTGTGTCTATGATGGACAACCACTCATAGATCCCCCGCTAGAGCGTGATAATTTACTAGAACAAATTATTGATAATAAATACTCTATAGACTATAAAATTGCTGAAGGTGGGACAGGTACAGTTTATCGAGCTACACATCTACAACTTCAATCACCTGTTGCAATAAAAATTATGCACCGTGCATTAACTAATGATGGTGTAGCAATAGAGAGATTTCGCCGTGAAGCTTATGCAGCAATGAAGGTTCGCCATCCAAATGCTGTTGCTGTATTAGATTTTGGTATTACTGTTGATCGTCTAGTTTATGTAGTTATGGAGTTATTAGTAGGGCAATCTTTATATGAAAGATTAAAATCCCGCCATCATTTCTCTATAGAAGAAGCTAACCATTTAATGCAACAAATCTGTCCCGCTGTAGCCATAGCACACACTAGAGGCATAATTCATCGAGACTTAAAACCAGAAAATATTTATCTTCATCAAGAAGACGGACAAGAAGCAGCTAAAGTTTTAGATTTTGGTATTGCTAAAGTTTATGACTTGAAATTTACAGATGAAGCAGCAGGAGAAATTACTGGTAGTGGTGCTGTAGTTGGAACTCCCTTTTATATCTCTCCTGAACAATGTTCTGGTCAACCTGTAGACGCTCGTGCAGATATTTATAGTCTAGGAATAATGCTTTATCAATTACTTACAGGTGAACTTCCATTTGATGGGCCGTCTCCAATTATTGTTTTACTTAAACAACTTAATGAAAAGGCGCGTCCAATTCATGAAATTCGTCCAGAAATACCAAAATTAATTAATGCCGTTGTAATGCATGCACTAGAAAAAGATCCTCGATCCCGTCCTGCTTCAGCACTAACTTTTGCTCAAGAACTAGATGCTGCAAGCAAAGCCGTTACAGAACAAGAATTTAAAGAACTATTTGTTCAAGCTACAGATAAAGAACTAGAAGCAGCTATTTTACTTACGGGTGAAAACATTGGGTCTTTTGCACGCCGAAGTGTTGCAAATGCTTCTAGTTCTAGTGAAAACATTAATGATCTTCCTATAACAGAACAACCTACAGTAGTTAGCGGTATAGAAGCACCTAAAATAATAAAAACTCCAGGCAAATCAGGCTTTTTAAGTAATAAACATGTTCAAGGACATTTAAGTTGGTTTGATTTAGCATCAACCATCCATTTATTAATTGGGCTACAAGAAACCGGTTTATTAACCCTTCATAACACAGAATTTGCACCAGAAACTGATATAGATTTATCTGATGTTAGAGCTTTTGCAAGTATATACTTTGATCAAGGTAATATTACTCATGTACGTTTAGGTGTACGTAGTGGTAGTGAAGCTTTTTACCAGCTATTTCAAATGCCATTAGAAGGTTGTTTTCTCTTTCGACAATGCTTACTTCCAAGCGAACTTGAAGAGCTAATTCCAATTAGTGAAACAGGCAAAAAATTACTTAAAGATGCTTTAGGGCTAAAAACTTTACTTAGTCGTTTTGTCTTAAAATTCCCTAGTCTTTTAACTAATTTTAAGCGTCGTGCATTGCAAATAAGCTGGCGCGATCAGGAAACGGAAGATTTGGCACAAAAAATTTGGGATATGCTGGCACAGCCCGGTATTACTATTAATGAATTACTAGCACGTTCTCCATGTTGTAATGCTAAGACTTATCAGGTACTTGCAACACTTTTAGCTACTAGACAAATTAGCGGCGGAAAGACTTCTAGTTTAAGTGAAATCCGTGTTACGGATGCTATGCCAGAGTTAAAAGAAGGTTTTTAG
- a CDS encoding phospholipid carrier-dependent glycosyltransferase → MSLLYKIFFHVKNLFTEQNWYRLAVASIVIFSTCLRFWGLARFDVLVFDEVHFANFANNYLNNIHVFDAHPPLGKYFIAFGIWVLGFNPVGYRWVNALVGSFIPVLLMAIAYKLTGRRQYSLLAGLFATLDGLLLVESRHALLNTYLLFFGLLGHLFFLISLQKQGLRQWVYLFFTGVFLGATISVKWSGLSFIAALYGFWLVAYINKRLFLENLIFTKTYSDNNLALSPTEQIEQIKFYQLAIFLPLIIYATYFLAWQPHLKQNPGTIKEVETQIYNFHKSYANRPQEHPYTSAWYSWPMMIRPVCYFYETTKNPSEIIPNRKTPLPLNEVKLVYDIHAMGNPLLYWFAIIALFALAFVLCEQFWFLLKGLIKLADKKYLAINFFVPLYLIISYSANLFSWAGVSRFTFLYHYMPASIFSFLALAWLTDYLLASKQKMAVNLSIFIILIISISFLFFLPVYLGLPISPRGFFLRMWLPSWI, encoded by the coding sequence ATGAGTTTATTATATAAAATTTTCTTTCACGTCAAAAATCTATTTACTGAGCAAAATTGGTATAGGCTTGCAGTAGCAAGTATAGTAATTTTCTCTACTTGCCTACGTTTTTGGGGGCTAGCACGTTTTGATGTCTTAGTTTTTGATGAAGTACATTTTGCTAATTTTGCAAATAATTACTTAAATAATATACATGTTTTTGATGCACACCCTCCGTTAGGAAAATATTTTATTGCTTTTGGTATTTGGGTTTTAGGGTTTAACCCTGTTGGTTATCGTTGGGTTAACGCGCTAGTTGGTTCTTTTATTCCAGTGCTTTTAATGGCAATTGCCTATAAATTAACAGGCCGTCGACAATATTCACTTCTTGCAGGGCTGTTTGCAACTTTAGATGGGCTTTTACTTGTAGAATCACGTCATGCACTATTAAACACCTATTTATTATTTTTTGGCTTACTAGGACATTTATTTTTTTTAATCTCACTTCAAAAACAAGGCTTACGTCAATGGGTATATTTATTTTTTACAGGGGTCTTTCTAGGTGCAACAATTTCAGTTAAATGGAGTGGTTTAAGCTTTATTGCAGCACTTTATGGTTTTTGGTTAGTTGCTTACATAAATAAAAGGCTATTTTTAGAAAACTTAATTTTTACTAAAACATACTCAGACAATAATTTAGCTTTATCACCTACAGAACAAATTGAGCAAATAAAGTTTTATCAATTAGCAATCTTTTTACCTTTAATTATTTATGCTACTTACTTTTTAGCATGGCAACCTCACTTAAAACAAAATCCAGGAACAATTAAAGAGGTAGAAACTCAAATCTATAACTTTCATAAATCCTATGCTAACCGCCCACAAGAACATCCTTACACTTCTGCCTGGTATAGTTGGCCTATGATGATTAGACCTGTTTGTTATTTTTATGAAACAACTAAAAATCCTAGCGAAATTATACCAAATCGCAAAACTCCATTACCATTAAATGAAGTAAAGTTAGTCTATGATATTCACGCTATGGGAAACCCTTTACTTTATTGGTTTGCAATTATCGCGCTCTTTGCTTTGGCTTTTGTGTTATGTGAGCAATTCTGGTTTTTACTTAAAGGCTTGATAAAGCTAGCAGATAAAAAATACTTAGCAATAAACTTTTTTGTCCCACTTTATTTAATAATTAGCTACAGTGCTAATTTATTTAGTTGGGCTGGTGTTAGTCGTTTTACTTTTCTTTATCATTATATGCCTGCCTCTATTTTTAGCTTTTTAGCTCTAGCTTGGTTGACTGATTATTTGCTTGCAAGCAAACAAAAAATGGCTGTTAACTTAAGTATTTTTATTATTTTGATAATTAGCATATCTTTTCTTTTCTTTTTGCCTGTTTATTTAGGTTTACCTATATCTCCAAGAGGATTTTTTCTTAGAATGTGGCTCCCCTCTTGGATTTAA